From Colias croceus chromosome 24, ilColCroc2.1, the proteins below share one genomic window:
- the LOC123702672 gene encoding muscle M-line assembly protein unc-89-like, whose translation MNEKEENPQVTISLTVPSIKTESGTQTITGAKVSTKQEDDEMDDTVERPAMSIRKRRNISKNRGQNARQREKTPEPSRASIPHEDTPTSDDEDFGPQRTSREIEADNTYEEMRRLVQERANEKDPVYDLDTDEILEARAMEANERRRRSISPFALPDKEEGTHLERKGSFIDPSNKLLSTNYIVSPKDEDSNRRGSLTLASTEPLISSRNSLSPPGTAGISPKEKEFPHSLPSTPKKLEEMVYSDEKNEEKPIDKQKPPKPKNKEEEKANKEKEEKQTKKPSPVKVSDVPTPTSGEIVTRVIQVERTPSKKLSQDQKPVVEVRERVCRTPSKKLPSEAKPILNKQIQSKQPEPQSKVPPVKPARSKSASRFASKTSESEMSEDQMYQQNVNGSSTKRKVVPTPRRFIKNKSPRANRSHSVNRVEDVSVDKTGTGMSQTSLEIIELMQKARARSLSIPKEDPRVPPDYKKYSRTLQTPNKTPVNLRGTRGISCPKTIQIISDREILSGLTSKKVEVGHKKHSRQSSGYVDASQSEYTSSCYSSSPSENEYEFDLLERSAELTRKLNLLSQREDKFDAKANIILNQSTFDDNYKEPKSVLRKRSIVDAKKDSNIASKNEEAKKSSKLTKDDRNVKPKLSRFKFIANWQQFKYEYRNDWEKLKILRNKCICDMLILIIMCGSGGMMFKSLEGSFENAYKCSTRNVKRDFIESLWRGSHYLREDDWKSMARKKLFEFEDQLHTAHEAGVTSYSGQRSWNFMNSFVYCMTLITTIGYGHIAPKTTYGRVATIVYAIIGIPLFLIVLADFGKLFTRIIKFFWAYIRRFYYTRSCRRVRRTGPVQEVMKGLNIVYDVVRRPSQIFSEEDIETLPDGAAPPKVERKQSDVPPPLPPKPGQQKSEIDGDPDTPAPSVFEIDDEFNLPISVAIFILVVYIIIGAVGYSIWETWNFFESFYFVFVSMSTIGLGDLVPDHPMFMMASIMYLVFGLALTSMCINVVQVKLSDTFKQASAKLGATIGLKVAEEDGSLVPITPPPIEIAPVHKGKSEITEAKTVDSTDDAKNR comes from the exons ATGAATGAAAAAGAAGAGAATCCGCAAGTTACCATCTCATTGACGGTACCATCCATAAAAACTGAATCAGGAACACAAACAATTACTGGTGCAAAAGTATCTACAAAACAAGAGGACGACGAAATGGACGACACAGTTGAGAGACCGGCTATGTCTATACGAAAACGAagaaatatttctaaaaacaGGGGTCAAAATGCGAGGCAGCGAGAAAAAACACCAGAACCCAGTAGAGCATCTATTCCTCACGAAGATACTCCGACTTCAGATGATGAGGATTTTGGACCACAAAGAACATCACGAGAAATTGAAGCTGATAATACATATGAAGAAATGAGACGTTTGGTACAAGAAAGGGCAAATGAAAAAGACCCTGTGTATGATTTAGACACTGATGAAATTCTTGAAGCAAGAGCAATGGAAGCTAATGAAAGGAGAAGAAGGAGTATATCTCCATTTGCTTTACCCGATAAAGAAGAAGGCACTCATTTAGAACGGAAAGGTAGTTTTATAGATCCTTCAAACAAATTGTTGAgtacaaattatattgttaGCCCAAAAGACGAAGACTCAAATCGCCGAGGCTCCCTAACATTAGCATCAACTGAGCCCCTAATATCTTCTAGAAATTCTTTATCACCACCAGGCACTGCTGGAATTTCACCGAAAGAGAAAGAATTCCCACATTCATTGCCTTCAACACCAAAAAAATTAGAGGAAATGGTTTACTCAGATGaaaaaaatgaagaaaaaccAATTGATAAACAAAAACCACCAAAGccaaaaaataaagaagaagagaaagctaataaagaaaaagaagaaaaacaaACTAAGAAACCTTCGCCCGTTAAAGTATCTGACGTTCCGACACCTACTTCTGGTGAGATAGTAACCAGGGTTATACAAGTAGAAAGAACTCCGAGTAAAAAGTTGAGTCAAGATCAAAAACCAGTTGTAGAAGTTCGAGAACGAGTTTGTAGAACGCCGAGTAAAAAATTGCCATCAGAAGCTAAACCAAtactaaataaacaaatacagAGCAAACAACCAGAGCCCCAGAGTAAGGTTCCTCCAGTAAAGCCAGCTAGAAGTAAATCAGCATCACGATTTGCG AGTAAAACAAGTGAGAGTGAAATGAGTGAAGATCAAATGTATCAACAGAATGTGAATGGAAGTAGTACCAAGCGTAAGGTGGTTCCAACACCACGCCGTTTCATAAAAAACAAGTCTCCTAGAGCGAATCGTTCACACTCAGTTAATAGAGTTGAAGATGTATCAGTCGACAAAACTGGTACAGGAATGAGTCAGACTAGTCTAGAAATAATTGAACTAATGCAAAAAGCTAGAGCTAGAAGCTTGTCAATTCCTAAAGAAGACCCGAGAGTACCGCCCGATTACAAAAAGTATAGTAGAACTTTGCAAACTCCAAATAAAACACCTGTTAATTTGAGAGGCACACGAGGCATATCATGCCCTAAAACGATCCAGATCATAAGTGACCGTGAAATTTTATCAGGCTTGACAAGCAAAAAAGTGGAGGTTGGACATAAAAAGCACAGCAGACAAAGTTCGGGCTATGTTGATGCTAGCCAGTCTGAATATACATCTAGTTGCTATTCGTCTTCACCAAGTGAAAACGAATATGAGTTTGATCTTTTAGAAAGGTCCGCTGAATTAACTCGCAAGCTTAACCTCTTAAGCCAAAGAGAAGATAAATTTGATGCAAAGGcgaatataattttgaatcaGAGTACTTTTGACGACAATTATAAAGAGCCCAAATCTGTTTTAAGAAAGCGTTCTATTGTAGACGCCAAAAAAGATTCAAATATAGCATCTAAAAACGAAGAAGCTAAAAAATCTTCTAAACTAACGAAAGACGATAGAAACGTAAAACCTAAATTATCgagatttaaatttatagctAATTGGCAACAGTTCAAATATGAGTATCGCAACGATTgggagaaattaaaaatactaagaAACAAGTGTATATGTGATAtgttaatattgattattatgtGTGGTTCAGGAGGTATGATGTTCAAGTCTTTGGAAggttcatttgaaaatgcttACAAATGCAGTACTAGGAATGTAAAACGTGATTTTATTGAGAGTCTATGGCGTGGAAGTCATTATCTTAGAGAAGATGATTGGAAGTCAATGGCTAGGAAGAAACTCTTTGAATTTGAAGATCAATTGCATACTGCACATGAAGCAGGGGTGACGTCTTATAGTGGACAACGATCTTGGAATTTCATGAACTCATTCGTGTACTGTATGACTTTAATCACGACTATTG GTTATGGTCACATAGCTCCAAAAACAACGTATGGCCGAGTTGCAACTATAGTCTATGCTATAATTGGCATACCGCTGTTTCTTATAGTCTTGGCTGATTTTGGAAAACTATTTACAAGGATCATAAAGTTCTTTTGGGCTTATATACGCAGATTCTATTATACGAGAAGCTGTAGGAGGGTCAGGAGAACGGGACCAGTGcag gaAGTAATGAAAGGACTGAATATAGTCTACGATGTTGTGCGTCGGCCGTCGCAAATATTTTCTGAAGAGGATATAGAGACGCTGCCAGATGGTGCTGCACCGCCGAAAGTAGAAAGAAAACAGAGTGATGTTCCACCACCCTTACCTCCAAAACCTGGTCAACAAAAATCGGAAATCGATGGAGACCCAGACACCCCTGCCCCATCTGTATTTGAAATCGACGATGAGTTCAACTTGCCAATTTCAGTAGCAATCTTCATACTagtagtttatattattataggagCTGTAGGTTATAGCATTTGGGAGACTTGGAATTTCTTTGAATCATTTTACTTTGTATTCGTATCAATGTCGACGATAGGTTTAGGAGATTTAGTGCCAGATCACCCAATGTTCATGATGGCTTCCATAATGTATCTAGTCTTCGGTTTAGCTTTGACTTCCATGTGTATTAACGTTGTTCAAGTGAAATTATCTGATACGTTTAAGCAAGCGAGTGCCAAATTGGGGGCAACTATTGGACTTAAAGTTGCTGAAGAAGATGGCAGCCTTGTACCTATAACGCCTCCACCTATAGAAATAGCGCCTGTACATAAAGGCAAAAGTGAGATTACTGAAGCAAAAACGGTGGATAGTACGGACGATGCCAAAAACAGATAA